A window of Candidatus Nomurabacteria bacterium genomic DNA:
GTAACTGCTCACTTTTATCCACAACCTGCTGAACATCTATCTGCTCATCAAATGACAGTTCAGTGATCTTTGCAGCTGAGCTGATCAGTTTCCTCCTCAAGGCGGCTCCTCTCACTATCAGAGCATAATCCTCCGCATGGGCTGATGTTGGCACAAAACTCACAAGATCAGCAAGATATGAACGTCCTCCTATCCTCTTTAACGCCTTTTTGGCCTTGAGCTTATCAGAAACAGTAACAAGATCGATCGGTTGACCCTCTTCGAACAGCGACATCAATGATTCATAGATAGTTGCATGTCTTGGTTCGTAAAAGTATTCGGAACGAAGCACTCCTGCGACATTTATGACAGCATCTTTATCTAAAAGCATCGAGCCTAGAACTGACTTTTCTGCATCGATATTTTGTGGTGGTATCCTATCCATACTCTACTATCTTGCTTAACCTATCCTTAATTATATCTAAAGCTCTTCTGAATTATGTGAAGCTACCCTTAATTATATACGAAGCTATCCTTGATTATATCTAATGCTGTCCAACCCTTCCAAATCATTAAATACAAGTTCAATCAAGTACCACTATTTCTATCACCTTACTCTCCTGCTCAGTTCCCGATGAGAGAACGAACTTATTATCATTTGTCACATGGGTATATCCAAACTGTTTGATGAATTCATCAACTCCCTTCAAGGAAGCAAAGTCCCCCTTGAGTCCACTCTCTTTATATCCGCAAGGTATCATATATGTCGGGTCGACCTTACTGATGATCTTCTCTAATTTATCAAAATTTGGAAACACCTCTGCATCACCGACTGGTAGGATCAGAAGGTCAACATCCCCAAGATCTGCAAACTGTTCTACTGCTATAGATTTAGATATCTCACCCACATAAACTACTCGTACATCTTTCTCATCTAAGATATAGAAGTCTGTTCCTTGTGGACGTCTGATCAGCACCCCTCCGAGTTCATATTCTCCAGGGCTTGTGATCTCATGCAATGACTCTCTCTTTTTGGGTTCTATCTTCTTGTAACCGGAATCCTCTATCACACTATGTGATCCGATGTATTTCTCTCCTGTGAATAGGACAACCTCTCCCGTAGTCTTTCCTATAGTCACTCCGGCTTCCTCGGAAAGTAACGGATCGGTGATGATATCTATCTCTTCACAACTAAATCTAAATGTTATGAATCCTAATTTCTTGATCTTCATGGTGATATTCGATTACATTAAGTATCTGAAGTACTCCATCAGAGTTCAGCGTATTCTACACCATACAGAGAAGCGTCTGAAGTGTATCTTCTCCAGAAGGATATATTGATCGATAGTTCTCGGACAGTATCTGACACATAAATCGCTTATTTAAGCAGACTAACTGCTTCGTCGAGGTTTGAAAGTATGCTTTGCCTCACCTGCTCTTTGACAAGCTCCAGCTTAACACTCTCTAGTGAAGACATCACAGCCTGTATCTGGGGGATAACTTTCTCGTTCGGTTCTTCGTTTTGCAAAAGCTTTTCTACCCCTCTGATCTGTCCTTCTATCCTATGTAATCTATCAATCATTGACGAGGGTCCTTTTCTTGGCATCGAATTTTAAAGTAACAGCTTATTTATAACCATTGTAATACCCCTGGGGGTATAGGTCAAACCCAAGTTATTAAGGTGAAGCCTGGATCACTACAAAGTAGTTTTCCGTTAGATCACGTATTCATAGTGAGGGGTCTTAAGTGGTTCTAAACTGGGCTATTAGCTGTGCAATAAAGGAACTACCAGCACCACACCTCCCCGACTATAAGTTAGCGGGACAGGTGTTGTATGGGTCATACCTATCTGTTATAATCACCCCGTCATGAAAAAAGATATCCATCCCAAGTACAACCACAACGTAAAAGTGACTTGCTCCTGCGGTAATACATTTGTTACCGGTTCTATACTGGATGAGATCACGACCGAGCTATGCTCCAAATGTCATCCCTTTTTCACCGGTGAGCAAAAGATCGTTGATACAGACAACTTGGTTGCCAAGTTTGAAGAGAAACGAAGCAAAGCCCAAGACTCGTTCAGGTCAAAGAGACAAAAAATGCAGGAAAGAAAGAACAAACTTCAAAAACTCGACGAGAAGAGCTCAGCATCTGCAGGTCTCACACTACGAGATATGTTGGAGAATATTGGCAAGTAGATCCTTTTACCGTTCATTTCACTTCTCAACCTAATTGAGGACGATTTTGATGCTTGATATTCCCTATTTACAAAATAACTATCAACTTGCCCCACTTACCCAGCAAAAAAAAGAGCTGGAGGATCGAATGGCTGTAGCACACCAGACCGGTGATGATATGTCGTTCCTTTCTTCTGAACTCAACTATCTATCAAATAGACATAAATTGTATACACAGTTGAATTCACTGATCGAGCAGTACAAACAAGCAGAGCAGTTAGAAACATCCGAAGATGCAGAACTACAAGAATTGGCTATAGCAGAACTCCGATCCATCCCAGAAATGATCAATGGCATAGTGGAACAGATCGATGAGATAGAAATTGCAAAGGAACTAGCCGACCCTGATGACAGTCGATCGGTCATCATAGAGATCAGAGCTGGTGCAGGAGGAGAAGAAGCATCGCTTTTTGGTGCAGATCTTTTCAGGATGTATACAAACTATGCAACCTCCCAAGGATGGAGTGTTGAACTCATTGACGCTAGTCTAAGTGAATCAGGAGGATATAAAGAGGTCGTAGGACATATAAAAGGAGAAGGAGTTTATGAGAAATTAAAGTACGAAAGCGGTGTCCATAGAGTACAACGTATACCAGTAACTGAATCAGGTGGAAGGATCCATACATCGACAGCATCCGTTGCAATATTACCAGAAGCAAAAGAGATCGAGATCGACATCAAGCCCGAAGACCTAAAGATCGAGATCATGCGAGCATCCGGAGCAGGAGGACAGAAGGTAAATAAAACATCTTCTGCTATTCGTATAACTCATTTGCCATCAGGCATCGTTGTAAGTTGTCAGGAAACAAAGGTTCAAGCTCAGAACAAGGAAAAGGCTATGCAGATACTCAATGCGAGACTATACGAACAGAAGAGGCAAGAGATGCAGGATGAGCGTTCGGGGATGCGCAGTTCACAGATCGGTGGTGCAAAAAGATCGGAGAAGATCCGTACATACAATTACCCCCAGAGTCGTATCACTGACCACAGGATCAAAACATCATGGCATGACCTAGAAGGCATCCTGAACGGCAATATCGACGAGATGCTTGAAGACCTACATAGAGAGATAACTTCGCTTCAATTATTGGAGATAAAGAAGCAAAGGATAAAAGAACAGGGAAAGTCGAATTAATGTAAAAATTGATCTGAACTGATCTTGCAATCTTATGATAGATATTCCTCCATCTAAAAAGAGTACCTCACCAGTGAACGACCTACACTCTATCATCAAACTACTATCAGATATCGATTATCCTGATCCTATACGGGTTGGCAAGGTGATACACCGTTACATTGAGAATTATCCACATTTAGAAACAGAGGTTCTTGCAAGACTACGAAGTGATGAACCTTATGAAAAGATCGTCGGATCAGCTGAATTCTCAGGGCTTGAATTTGCCGTGAATAAAGATGTACTTATTCCACGTTCAGAATCTGAGGTCTTAGTTGAACACGCACTGGTAGATCTGCTTCATCTTCATCCAAAACCACCACACCCAACTATATGTATAGATGTGGGTACAGGAAGTGGTAACCTCATCATCACTATGGCAAAAAGATATATTGAGGAAACTTCTGACCAGCATCAAAAATTTAATAATGACCCTCTGTTGAACTTTTTGGGAGTCGATATTAGCAACGAAGCTCTTGATGTAGCACTTTCAAATGCATCAACCATATTTGAAGGTGAAGGTATTGTCAATTTCGCAGAGAGTGACCTTTTAGAAGATGTTTCTTTTGACCCATCAGCTCAGCTTATCATCATGGCTAACCTACCCTATGTGACAGAGAGTGAATTTCCAGATCTCGATCCCTCTGTCAGGAATTTCGACCCCAAAATATCACTGGTTGGAGAAGATACAGATGGCTTGGGACACTATCGAAGATTACTGATCCACCTCTCAGAATTGAATAATGATTGGATCGTACATTTTGAGATGGATCCTTCTCAGGTGACTGATCTGATCGGTTGGCTCTGGTTATCCGGGATCGCCGGTATATCAGTAGAAACTTATCATGATCAATACGAAAAGGTTCGATTTATTCGACTTGAAAAGCAGAAGTGAATTAGTTAATATCTACTGCAATGATACTATCCGACAGAACAATTAAAGAGAAGTTGAAAAGTGGTGAGATAGCGATCGAACCCTTTACACCTGAAAATCTCCAACCTGCTTCGTATGATCTGACATTAGGCACAAAAGCTTTGGTGTTCGATATCACCAACCATACAGAGATAGATGTCAAAAAACCAACCGAAGATCTCATGAGAGAATTAGACATCAATCAGTTTGGCTCTCTAGTGGTACATCCTGGTGAGTTCGTGCTTTCAAATGTTGCTGAAATTGTTGGAGTTGATGCCTCGCATGTAGCTCGGCTTGAAGGTAAAAGCTCTCTTGGTCGATTAGGACTTATCGTACATGCTACTGCTGGTTTCTTGGATCCAGGAAACAAACTACGCATGACACTAGAGATAAGTAACATCGGAGCACTTCCTGTGCGCCTATACCCAGGTATGAAGATTGCCCAGATCGCATTCGAACAGTTAGATCAACCTAGTGAGAAGCCCTACGGTTCAAAAGAACTAAACAGCAAGTACTTAGGTGATATGACTGTAAAAGCTAGCCAGATCCACAAGAATTTCTAACCCACTACACTCCAAGATATCAACCATTATTCACTTCATAATTTGTGTTGACAGTTTCAAAGAAATTTACCAGTTCTAATGTATCGTTTGCTGTACCCATCCATTTTGCGGGATTACCGACATTGAACTCAGTATCAAACCCAAGCTCTTCTAATCTCCTATCAGCGATATACTTCACATATTGCATCACATAATCAGCATTTAACCCGAGAATCCCGTTTGGAAGTAACTGCTCAGTGTACTTAGATTCCAACTGAACCGCTTTGATTATCATTTCTCTAACTTCATCGGCAAACTCTTCTGTCACGATCTCTGGATGTTCTTCCAAGATCGTTAGTACTAGGTTTATACCGAATTTCAGATGGAGACTCTCATCCCTGACGATCCAATCCACAAGATTTGCGAAATTCTTCAGAAGATTCCTCTGTCTAAAGCTCAATCCCAGCATAAATCCACTATAAAACCAGATACCTTCGGTAATGATATTAGTAGCAACGATATTTTTGACGAATGTTTGGATACCACTCTCAGAACTGATATCTATCTCCCCTCCTCTTAGTGCACTTACATGATCAAGCAGAAAATCCTCTTTTGCTTTCATACTAGGTAGATCTTCATGTAGAGAGAAAGCTCTTTTTCTATCGATAGGAAATGTTTGTAGAACATACTCAAATGACATCGAATGATTAACCTCCTCCCACATCTGACGTGTCAGATACATCGTGACCTCAGGGGCTGACAGATATGGCATCATACCCATGACAATTGACTGATTGACCCGAAATTCGGCAGGATTAAAAAATCCCATGAACAGTGTTACAGCCTCTCGTTCCTCATCTGACATAGTCCTCCAATCGGCGAGGTCTTCCATCAGAGGGACTTCGTGTGGAAACCATGTATTTGCGACAGCCTGCTCAAGAAGATCATATGCCCACTGATATTCGATCTTATCAAGTTGGGGGTCTTGATGTAATTTTACTTTTTGTAACAGCATAATATTCTCATAATAATTTAATTAGCTAATGATCTGTGAAAGACCTTATTCACAGCTATCACACAACGCGCGCTCTGCGGGATCTACAGGACATGCATTTCCTTTTATTGTAGGGATTCTATTCATATCAACCTGATCAACCTTCATGGTTGGGGGATACATCGTAGAATCAGCAAGTTCGCCACTATCTGCAGATGCAGTTATCACTGCAAAACCCCTACTCCTGGGCTTTTCTTTGGCAACATCCCTTTCAGACCCTTTAGATCTCTTGCCTTTGCTTTTCATTTGCATCTTTGTTTCTTTCTCTTTCTCCTGTGGTGCTGATGAACTAGCTTGTTTTTCTGGTGAGCTAGCTTGATCTTCTTGATGTTGTGAATTAAGTTGTTTTGTTGGAGCATTCTCGTGGTTGATCTTCTTTTCTACTCGCCCCCTTCGTTGCGATGCGATACTTTTTCGTTTTGATACAGCATCATTTTGTCGTGAGGTCGCTGGTTGTATTTGTGATACAGCATCATTTCGTCGTGAGGTCGCTGGTTGTATTTGCGATACATCATCATTTCGTCGCGAGGTCGCTGGTTGTATTTGCGATACAGCATCATTTTGTCGCGAGGTCGGTTCTTCTGCCTCTGATCCTTCGTCTTTTTGTTGTGACAAAGCACCGAATCCTACCCTACGTCTTACTACAGGTGCTTTCTGTTCGTGCTGTTGTTCAGATGTAGCTCCAGATAAATTAGTGGGAATGTCGCTCTCGACATTATCATCACTAGCTGTTTTTGCATCTGATACTGACTT
This region includes:
- the rpmE gene encoding 50S ribosomal protein L31, with product MKKDIHPKYNHNVKVTCSCGNTFVTGSILDEITTELCSKCHPFFTGEQKIVDTDNLVAKFEEKRSKAQDSFRSKRQKMQERKNKLQKLDEKSSASAGLTLRDMLENIGK
- a CDS encoding MBL fold metallo-hydrolase; the protein is MKIKKLGFITFRFSCEEIDIITDPLLSEEAGVTIGKTTGEVVLFTGEKYIGSHSVIEDSGYKKIEPKKRESLHEITSPGEYELGGVLIRRPQGTDFYILDEKDVRVVYVGEISKSIAVEQFADLGDVDLLILPVGDAEVFPNFDKLEKIISKVDPTYMIPCGYKESGLKGDFASLKGVDEFIKQFGYTHVTNDNKFVLSSGTEQESKVIEIVVLD
- a CDS encoding peptide chain release factor N(5)-glutamine methyltransferase translates to MIDIPPSKKSTSPVNDLHSIIKLLSDIDYPDPIRVGKVIHRYIENYPHLETEVLARLRSDEPYEKIVGSAEFSGLEFAVNKDVLIPRSESEVLVEHALVDLLHLHPKPPHPTICIDVGTGSGNLIITMAKRYIEETSDQHQKFNNDPLLNFLGVDISNEALDVALSNASTIFEGEGIVNFAESDLLEDVSFDPSAQLIIMANLPYVTESEFPDLDPSVRNFDPKISLVGEDTDGLGHYRRLLIHLSELNNDWIVHFEMDPSQVTDLIGWLWLSGIAGISVETYHDQYEKVRFIRLEKQK
- a CDS encoding ribonucleotide-diphosphate reductase subunit beta, whose translation is MLLQKVKLHQDPQLDKIEYQWAYDLLEQAVANTWFPHEVPLMEDLADWRTMSDEEREAVTLFMGFFNPAEFRVNQSIVMGMMPYLSAPEVTMYLTRQMWEEVNHSMSFEYVLQTFPIDRKRAFSLHEDLPSMKAKEDFLLDHVSALRGGEIDISSESGIQTFVKNIVATNIITEGIWFYSGFMLGLSFRQRNLLKNFANLVDWIVRDESLHLKFGINLVLTILEEHPEIVTEEFADEVREMIIKAVQLESKYTEQLLPNGILGLNADYVMQYVKYIADRRLEELGFDTEFNVGNPAKWMGTANDTLELVNFFETVNTNYEVNNG
- a CDS encoding metal-sensitive transcriptional regulator, which produces MPRKGPSSMIDRLHRIEGQIRGVEKLLQNEEPNEKVIPQIQAVMSSLESVKLELVKEQVRQSILSNLDEAVSLLK
- a CDS encoding dCTP deaminase; the protein is MILSDRTIKEKLKSGEIAIEPFTPENLQPASYDLTLGTKALVFDITNHTEIDVKKPTEDLMRELDINQFGSLVVHPGEFVLSNVAEIVGVDASHVARLEGKSSLGRLGLIVHATAGFLDPGNKLRMTLEISNIGALPVRLYPGMKIAQIAFEQLDQPSEKPYGSKELNSKYLGDMTVKASQIHKNF
- the prfA gene encoding peptide chain release factor 1; the encoded protein is MLDIPYLQNNYQLAPLTQQKKELEDRMAVAHQTGDDMSFLSSELNYLSNRHKLYTQLNSLIEQYKQAEQLETSEDAELQELAIAELRSIPEMINGIVEQIDEIEIAKELADPDDSRSVIIEIRAGAGGEEASLFGADLFRMYTNYATSQGWSVELIDASLSESGGYKEVVGHIKGEGVYEKLKYESGVHRVQRIPVTESGGRIHTSTASVAILPEAKEIEIDIKPEDLKIEIMRASGAGGQKVNKTSSAIRITHLPSGIVVSCQETKVQAQNKEKAMQILNARLYEQKRQEMQDERSGMRSSQIGGAKRSEKIRTYNYPQSRITDHRIKTSWHDLEGILNGNIDEMLEDLHREITSLQLLEIKKQRIKEQGKSN